In Streptomyces nodosus, one DNA window encodes the following:
- a CDS encoding serine hydrolase, whose amino-acid sequence MPYRSFPLPHAKTPTKSATGRRRRFALAGAGVLLASATALVSSGPLPAIPAAAVTAASRDAAVPPGSAAPVVPLNKARVTAAVLDLDGTGLRPTLYGDDTPYDTASIIKVDILAALLLQAQDAGRPLDATQGTLARAMIEHSDNAAANALWRQIGLAPGLEAANKRLGLTSTKGGPGFLWGLTRTTASDQIRLLRAVFGPGPTALDKTSRSAIRTLMTHIADDQSWGVSAAGSGWALKNGWLERTATGLWDINSIGQVTMNGHRYLVAVLSDGNTSMNDGISLVERTARTAVSAASAR is encoded by the coding sequence ATGCCGTACCGCTCCTTCCCCCTGCCCCACGCGAAGACCCCGACAAAGTCCGCGACAGGGCGCCGGCGCCGGTTCGCCCTGGCCGGTGCCGGGGTGCTGCTGGCATCGGCGACGGCGCTGGTGTCCTCCGGCCCGCTCCCCGCGATCCCGGCGGCCGCGGTCACGGCGGCGTCCCGGGACGCCGCCGTCCCGCCCGGCTCCGCCGCCCCGGTGGTACCGCTGAACAAGGCCAGGGTCACGGCCGCGGTGCTCGACCTGGACGGCACCGGCCTCCGGCCCACGCTGTACGGGGACGACACCCCCTATGACACCGCGAGCATCATCAAGGTCGACATCCTCGCGGCGCTGCTGCTCCAGGCGCAGGACGCGGGACGGCCTCTGGACGCGACCCAGGGGACCCTCGCCCGGGCGATGATCGAGCACAGCGACAACGCCGCGGCGAACGCCCTGTGGCGGCAGATCGGCCTGGCTCCGGGACTGGAGGCGGCGAACAAGCGGCTGGGACTGACGTCGACCAAGGGCGGCCCCGGCTTTCTGTGGGGGCTGACCCGGACGACGGCGAGCGACCAGATCCGGCTGCTGCGCGCGGTGTTCGGCCCCGGCCCCACGGCACTGGACAAGACCTCCCGCTCCGCCATCCGGACGCTGATGACCCATATCGCCGACGACCAGTCCTGGGGCGTCTCGGCGGCCGGCTCCGGATGGGCGCTGAAGAACGGCTGGCTGGAGCGGACGGCGACCGGGCTGTGGGACATCAACAGCATCGGACAGGTCACGATGAACGGACACCGTTATCTGGTGGCGGTCCTCTCGGACGGCAACACCTCGATGAACGACGGCATCTCACTGGTGGAGCGCACCGCCCGGACCGCAGTGTCCGCGGCCTCCGCCCGGTGA
- a CDS encoding pyridoxamine 5'-phosphate oxidase family protein: MQSTGIVRRPAAERRRDTLERLVTERDIWVSTAHPDHGPHQVPLWFLWDGRAVWMCTGATSATARNIREEPRVRLALPDTFDVVLLQGEAEWFLDRDVPADAAEAFAARFGWDPRAEEGSFLYVRVVPKSVRAWRGEPELRGRVIMRDGTWLDEWPSGP; this comes from the coding sequence ATGCAGAGCACGGGGATCGTTCGCCGCCCGGCGGCGGAGCGCAGGCGCGACACTCTGGAACGGCTCGTCACCGAGCGGGACATATGGGTGTCGACAGCGCATCCTGATCATGGGCCGCACCAGGTGCCGCTGTGGTTCCTGTGGGACGGGCGAGCGGTGTGGATGTGCACCGGCGCCACGTCCGCGACCGCGCGGAACATCCGCGAGGAGCCGCGCGTGCGCCTGGCGCTGCCGGACACCTTCGATGTGGTGCTTCTCCAGGGTGAGGCGGAGTGGTTCCTGGACCGGGATGTGCCCGCGGACGCGGCGGAGGCGTTCGCCGCCAGGTTCGGGTGGGACCCGCGCGCGGAGGAGGGTTCCTTCTTGTATGTGCGTGTGGTGCCGAAGAGTGTGCGCGCCTGGCGTGGCGAGCCGGAACTGCGCGGCAGGGTCATCATGCGCGACGGGACGTGGCTGGACGAGTGGCCGTCAGGGCCGTGA
- a CDS encoding nuclear transport factor 2 family protein has product MSSDERQVQEILAHYVRAADQRNGKAQGSLFTDDATVQIYAKGGSGGYRPVGEPLVGGPAVRYATENFMAPHPEGGASHHTTSDHLIEVDGDRAHINAQFIVFRIRAAARPADGWPEGTFGAQGTVTPIESGYYDTDLRHIDGVWKIVHHRVLLDMPLVLPGA; this is encoded by the coding sequence ATGAGCAGCGACGAGCGTCAGGTCCAAGAGATCCTGGCCCACTATGTCCGCGCGGCGGACCAGCGGAACGGCAAGGCCCAGGGGTCCTTGTTCACCGACGACGCGACCGTGCAGATCTACGCCAAGGGCGGATCCGGCGGCTATCGGCCCGTCGGCGAGCCGCTGGTCGGCGGCCCTGCGGTGCGGTACGCCACCGAGAACTTCATGGCACCGCACCCGGAAGGAGGGGCGAGTCACCACACGACCAGCGATCATCTCATCGAGGTGGACGGCGACCGTGCCCACATCAACGCCCAGTTCATCGTCTTCCGGATCCGGGCCGCCGCCCGGCCCGCCGATGGTTGGCCGGAGGGGACCTTCGGTGCTCAGGGCACCGTGACGCCCATCGAATCCGGGTACTACGACACCGACCTGCGGCACATCGACGGTGTCTGGAAGATCGTGCACCACCGCGTGCTGCTGGACATGCCGCTGGTCCTCCCCGGGGCGTGA
- a CDS encoding LysR family transcriptional regulator, translating into MDRLETRELEYVVAVAEELHFSRAAERLGIAQPPLSRAIARLERRMGVRLFERSSRRVELTPAGGAFLDECRRLLQQLDAAVHRTQQAAGPTRLVVAVRPGGGSGLLTQLVRSHDGIAPEFTFTHDQVGALRDGSADVALVCLDSDDLTGLCTVEVGKEHPVALLPGGHPLARRQAVTTIELRQDSTYREQCPPVGLDEILDRVALGRLVTVVGSAVVGRLPQEVAAVAVLDLPATTLAVAWPQHMRRPEVAAFARTARRLCADPGITP; encoded by the coding sequence ATGGATCGGCTGGAAACCCGCGAGCTCGAGTACGTCGTCGCCGTGGCCGAGGAGCTGCACTTCAGCCGCGCGGCGGAACGCCTGGGCATCGCCCAGCCACCCCTGTCCAGGGCCATCGCCCGGCTGGAACGCCGCATGGGAGTTCGCCTCTTCGAGCGCAGCTCCCGACGGGTGGAACTCACCCCGGCCGGCGGTGCGTTCCTCGACGAGTGCCGCCGACTGCTCCAGCAGCTGGACGCCGCCGTCCACCGCACACAGCAGGCGGCCGGCCCCACCCGGCTCGTCGTGGCGGTCCGCCCCGGCGGCGGCTCCGGACTGCTCACACAGCTGGTGAGGTCCCATGACGGCATCGCACCCGAATTCACCTTCACCCACGACCAGGTGGGTGCCTTGCGTGACGGCTCGGCCGATGTCGCGCTGGTCTGCCTCGACAGCGACGACCTGACGGGCCTGTGCACCGTCGAAGTGGGGAAGGAGCACCCGGTCGCCCTGCTCCCCGGGGGCCACCCGCTGGCCCGTCGCCAGGCGGTGACCACCATCGAGCTCCGCCAGGACTCCACCTACCGGGAGCAGTGTCCGCCGGTGGGCCTGGACGAGATCCTCGACCGCGTGGCGCTCGGCCGGCTTGTCACCGTCGTGGGCTCGGCCGTGGTCGGCCGCCTCCCGCAGGAAGTAGCCGCCGTCGCGGTGCTGGACCTGCCTGCGACGACACTGGCCGTCGCCTGGCCCCAGCACATGCGGCGCCCCGAGGTCGCCGCCTTCGCCCGCACGGCCCGACGTCTGTGCGCGGACCCCGGCATCACCCCCTGA
- the tap gene encoding telomere-associated protein Tap codes for MSELFDAVDALVSSRAPLPSAPERKRLRQAHGLTLDEVATALKVRRATVSGWESSKTRTEPRGPEREAYARLLKQLAELYPAPPTTSESAAETAAETTPDTITARPPAPTETAALPTDPASEAAATATHENTRTAPAPVTPAEQPAPRSARAVRGTATSRRPSAPKAAPGGTDPRFENGPLAVVDVDTDGQMLAYCPGGLVLDVPAKSVPALVDWTLREARLGQPKLSGPGKDADPLLVLTEAALERYGLPVALTDEERLAGRIPEGHKVVKQLARADWKLTKRGFGPWARIYRPATGSERACVQLCIPSWHALDSRHWGEAGQLPPAELARLLGVYASRVMTPRGSTAVTGLELMTALHPPTRASEPDAEGRRHSEHNPGSLGKDPVDCAPCEAPDGHPLLKDLPRFHVRGPAEKLFEEAYDWARPMTDAECMLRHLVGIDVNMAFAAGANGLVVGLGAPTHVKAPVFDAKLPGSWLVDLSHVDLSRVKVGKDRWADLDAGLLPSPFTPKGERPDGPAWYATPTVAYAVELGYAVRPVEAWVRHENGRYLDGWYNRLRDAYLATMADLGVDADLSPAGFLAAMDGYKERDPQLAIVASAIKATVKGGLGKLRERPRGEGWRPGEPWRALSRPTWRPDIRAAVISRTRINLHRKIVKHAAFTGRYPVAILSDCVVYAADGTSPLDFLPYRDGKPLPGGFKLGVNPGLVKHEGTQTVLWGEEVRERFDAPELNLARYIKDGTVTDVDNGE; via the coding sequence ATGTCCGAGCTGTTCGACGCGGTCGATGCGCTGGTCTCGTCCCGCGCTCCCCTGCCCTCGGCGCCGGAGCGCAAGCGGCTGCGTCAGGCGCACGGCCTGACGCTGGACGAGGTGGCCACCGCGCTGAAGGTGCGGAGGGCCACGGTGTCCGGCTGGGAGTCCAGCAAGACCCGGACCGAGCCGCGCGGCCCGGAGCGTGAGGCGTACGCGCGACTGCTCAAGCAGCTCGCGGAGCTCTATCCGGCACCCCCGACGACGTCGGAGTCGGCGGCTGAGACGGCCGCTGAGACGACGCCGGACACGATCACCGCCCGGCCGCCGGCTCCGACCGAGACCGCCGCCCTGCCCACAGACCCGGCCTCCGAAGCTGCGGCTACGGCTACACACGAGAACACCCGGACCGCCCCCGCTCCCGTTACCCCTGCCGAGCAGCCCGCGCCGCGTTCGGCGCGGGCCGTCAGAGGTACGGCGACATCGCGTCGCCCGAGTGCTCCGAAGGCGGCCCCGGGCGGCACCGATCCGCGCTTCGAGAACGGGCCGCTCGCGGTCGTCGATGTCGACACGGACGGGCAGATGCTGGCGTACTGCCCCGGCGGCCTGGTCCTGGACGTGCCCGCCAAGTCCGTCCCGGCCCTGGTGGACTGGACGCTGCGCGAGGCGAGGCTCGGTCAGCCGAAGCTGTCCGGTCCCGGCAAGGACGCCGACCCGCTGCTCGTCCTGACCGAGGCCGCGTTGGAGCGCTACGGACTGCCGGTCGCCCTGACGGACGAGGAGCGGCTCGCCGGGCGGATCCCGGAGGGCCACAAGGTCGTCAAGCAACTGGCGCGTGCCGACTGGAAGCTGACGAAGCGTGGGTTCGGGCCGTGGGCGCGGATCTACCGCCCCGCCACGGGTTCGGAGCGGGCCTGCGTGCAGCTGTGCATCCCGTCGTGGCACGCACTGGACTCCCGGCACTGGGGCGAGGCCGGGCAGCTCCCGCCAGCCGAACTTGCCCGACTGCTGGGCGTGTACGCGTCCAGGGTGATGACGCCGCGCGGGTCGACCGCGGTGACCGGCCTGGAGCTGATGACCGCGCTGCATCCGCCGACCCGCGCCTCCGAGCCCGACGCCGAAGGACGTCGGCACTCCGAGCACAACCCCGGCTCACTGGGCAAGGACCCGGTGGACTGCGCGCCGTGCGAGGCCCCGGACGGGCACCCGCTGCTCAAGGATCTGCCGCGGTTCCACGTGCGCGGCCCGGCGGAGAAGCTGTTCGAGGAGGCGTACGACTGGGCGCGGCCGATGACGGACGCCGAGTGCATGCTGCGGCACCTGGTCGGCATCGATGTGAACATGGCCTTCGCCGCCGGCGCCAACGGTCTGGTCGTCGGCCTCGGTGCGCCGACGCATGTCAAGGCGCCGGTGTTCGATGCGAAGCTGCCCGGCTCATGGCTGGTCGACCTGTCCCATGTCGATCTGTCCCGGGTGAAGGTCGGCAAGGACCGGTGGGCGGACCTGGACGCCGGTCTGCTGCCCAGCCCGTTCACACCGAAGGGCGAGCGCCCCGACGGCCCGGCCTGGTACGCGACGCCGACCGTGGCGTACGCGGTGGAGCTGGGCTACGCGGTGCGGCCGGTCGAGGCGTGGGTGCGCCACGAGAACGGCCGCTACCTGGACGGCTGGTACAACCGGCTCCGTGACGCCTACCTCGCCACGATGGCCGACCTCGGCGTGGACGCGGACCTGTCGCCGGCCGGCTTCCTGGCGGCGATGGACGGCTACAAGGAGCGCGACCCTCAGCTGGCGATCGTCGCCTCGGCGATCAAGGCGACGGTCAAGGGCGGCCTGGGCAAGCTGCGCGAGCGGCCCCGGGGCGAGGGCTGGAGGCCGGGCGAGCCGTGGCGGGCGCTGTCCCGGCCGACCTGGCGGCCGGACATCCGCGCGGCGGTCATCTCCCGCACCCGGATCAACCTGCACCGGAAGATCGTCAAGCATGCGGCATTCACCGGGCGGTATCCGGTCGCGATCCTGTCCGACTGCGTCGTGTACGCGGCTGACGGGACATCGCCGCTGGACTTCCTGCCCTACCGGGACGGAAAGCCGCTGCCCGGCGGCTTCAAACTCGGCGTCAACCCGGGCCTGGTCAAGCACGAGGGCACCCAGACCGTCCTGTGGGGCGAAGAGGTCCGCGAGCGGTTCGACGCCCCGGAGCTCAACCTCGCCCGCTACATCAAGGACGGCACCGTCACCGACGTCGACAACGGAGAGTAG
- the tpg gene encoding telomere-protecting terminal protein Tpg, translated as MSLFDDGLDAAVQKAFTRPAPKSAPAQMRYLVKQLKSTKAVAQMLRISQRTVERYVKDQITKPRPDLAARLEREVKKRWQPQIRAKARRKAATTDGIVIDTRARIGYTAPIGSTDEARLRHLTVALPPQYAARLFDAQQQGAPEQRLREIAAEALKEVYFQDGGRRAGALEEVRFTDIEHLEFDL; from the coding sequence ATGAGCCTGTTCGACGACGGCCTGGACGCCGCGGTGCAGAAGGCCTTCACCCGCCCGGCGCCCAAGAGCGCGCCCGCGCAGATGCGCTACCTGGTCAAGCAGCTCAAGAGCACCAAGGCCGTCGCCCAGATGCTGCGGATCTCCCAGCGCACCGTCGAACGGTATGTGAAGGACCAGATCACGAAGCCCCGCCCGGACCTCGCCGCCCGCCTGGAGCGCGAGGTGAAGAAGCGATGGCAGCCGCAGATCCGCGCCAAGGCCCGCCGGAAGGCGGCCACCACCGACGGCATCGTCATCGACACCCGCGCCCGCATCGGTTACACCGCGCCGATCGGATCGACCGACGAGGCCCGGCTCCGGCACCTCACGGTGGCGTTGCCGCCGCAGTACGCCGCCCGTCTCTTCGACGCCCAGCAGCAGGGCGCCCCCGAGCAGCGACTGCGGGAGATCGCGGCCGAAGCGCTCAAGGAGGTCTACTTCCAGGACGGCGGCCGCCGCGCCGGCGCCCTGGAAGAAGTCCGGTTCACGGACATCGAGCACCTGGAGTTCGACCTGTAG
- a CDS encoding alanine--tRNA ligase-related protein, which yields MNTEQTVRTFIEYFEERGHRRITGSTLLPPPGDPVLFTTSGMHPLTPHLEGRPHPLGRRLVNVQRCLRTTDLDEVGDRTHLTVFEMLGTWSLGDYEGPQSLDWGYGLLTDGFGIDPGLLHATVFGGDEQVGPDTGSLELWQDRGVPVELTVDDNWWSNGPTGPCGPDSEIFLWTGETPPQSTPTRDDRWVEVWNHVMMRHRRLDDGTLVPLPQRNIDTGLGLERLSSLLQGRSSVFECDVFDPWRRLVPTLWQLDEPSLRLVCDHLRSAVVVIGDGVRPSNTGRGYVLRRLVRRVLTVLRRDDQQRGLGDLPDELVRHTLDHFRQDMDPDLVRQVLLDEERRFGRLLERGRLVLSRPRFRGPLSEEDFHYLHDTHGLPRDLVLSLRPPR from the coding sequence ATGAACACCGAGCAAACCGTCCGCACCTTCATCGAATACTTCGAGGAGCGCGGCCACCGCCGGATCACCGGCTCGACCCTGCTGCCCCCACCCGGCGACCCGGTGCTGTTCACCACCTCGGGCATGCACCCGCTGACCCCTCATCTGGAGGGGCGTCCCCATCCGCTGGGCAGACGGCTGGTCAATGTACAGCGCTGTCTGCGCACCACGGACCTCGACGAGGTCGGCGACCGCACCCATCTGACCGTCTTCGAGATGCTCGGCACATGGTCGCTCGGCGACTACGAGGGCCCGCAGAGCCTCGACTGGGGCTACGGACTGCTCACCGACGGGTTCGGCATCGATCCGGGCCTGCTCCATGCCACCGTCTTCGGCGGGGACGAACAGGTCGGCCCGGACACCGGCTCGCTGGAGCTGTGGCAGGACCGCGGGGTGCCGGTCGAGCTCACCGTCGACGACAACTGGTGGTCCAACGGACCGACCGGCCCGTGCGGTCCGGACTCGGAGATCTTTCTGTGGACCGGCGAGACCCCGCCGCAGTCCACGCCCACGCGGGACGACCGCTGGGTGGAGGTGTGGAACCACGTGATGATGCGCCACCGGCGGCTCGACGACGGCACCCTCGTCCCGCTCCCGCAGCGCAACATCGACACCGGACTCGGGCTGGAGCGGCTGTCCTCACTGCTGCAGGGCCGGTCGTCGGTCTTCGAGTGCGATGTCTTCGACCCCTGGCGCCGGCTCGTCCCGACCCTGTGGCAGCTGGACGAACCGTCGCTGCGCCTGGTCTGCGACCACCTGCGCTCGGCCGTCGTCGTCATCGGCGACGGCGTGCGACCGTCCAACACCGGCCGCGGCTATGTGCTGCGCCGCCTGGTGCGCCGGGTGCTGACCGTGCTCCGCCGGGACGACCAGCAGCGCGGACTCGGCGACCTGCCCGACGAACTGGTGCGGCACACCCTGGACCACTTCCGCCAGGACATGGATCCGGACCTGGTGCGCCAGGTGCTGCTCGACGAGGAGCGCCGCTTCGGCCGCCTCCTGGAGCGCGGCCGGCTGGTGCTGTCCCGCCCCCGGTTCCGCGGCCCGCTCAGCGAGGAGGACTTCCACTACCTCCATGACACCCACGGTCTGCCGCGCGATCTCGTCCTGAGCCTGAGGCCGCCGCGGTGA
- a CDS encoding SGNH/GDSL hydrolase family protein, which translates to MRQPRIAARVSSLLLAAACTFTGSALAHAVPQEAATGYVALGDSYSSGVGAGGYLSSAGSCRRSSRSYPALWAAAHTRSSFSFTACNGARTSDVLADQLGPLNRRTGLVSITVGGSDSGFSGVMTTCVLRGAGACVSATAGARSYMDRTLPGDLDRLYRTIRRKAPAAHVVVLGYPHLYKRPGGCTSGLPDSSRSAINNTVDHLNTVTAKRAADHGFTFADVRPAFSGHEICSAAPWLHSVTVLALTESYHPTALGQSRGYLPVFTRAA; encoded by the coding sequence ATGAGACAGCCCCGAATCGCGGCACGTGTGTCCTCGCTCCTCCTCGCCGCCGCCTGCACCTTCACCGGTTCCGCCCTCGCGCACGCGGTACCGCAGGAGGCCGCCACCGGCTATGTGGCCCTCGGCGACTCCTACTCCTCCGGGGTCGGAGCCGGCGGCTACCTCTCGTCCGCCGGCAGCTGCCGGCGCAGCAGCAGGTCCTATCCCGCCCTGTGGGCCGCGGCCCATACGCGTTCCTCGTTCAGCTTCACCGCGTGCAACGGCGCACGCACCAGCGATGTCCTGGCCGACCAGCTCGGCCCGCTCAACCGGCGCACCGGCCTGGTCAGCATCACCGTCGGCGGCAGCGACTCCGGCTTCTCCGGGGTCATGACGACCTGTGTGCTGCGCGGCGCCGGCGCCTGTGTGTCCGCGACCGCCGGGGCACGCTCCTACATGGACCGGACCCTCCCGGGCGACCTGGACCGTCTCTACCGGACCATCAGGAGGAAGGCCCCGGCCGCCCATGTGGTGGTTCTCGGCTATCCGCACCTGTACAAGCGTCCCGGCGGCTGTACGTCCGGCCTCCCGGACAGTTCCCGGTCCGCGATCAACAACACGGTGGACCACCTCAACACGGTGACCGCCAAGCGCGCCGCCGACCACGGGTTCACCTTCGCCGACGTCAGGCCGGCCTTCTCCGGGCACGAGATCTGCTCCGCCGCCCCGTGGCTGCACAGCGTCACCGTGCTGGCCCTCACCGAGTCGTACCACCCCACGGCGCTCGGGCAGTCCCGCGGCTATCTCCCGGTCTTCACCCGCGCGGCCTGA